In one window of Synechococcus sp. M16CYN DNA:
- a CDS encoding class II fumarate hydratase yields the protein MTKLFRIEHDNLGSVKVKVDSLWGAQTQRSLNNFAIGNERIPTELIHAMALIKKSCAIVNAHRGILSQDLADKIVIAADAITSGIHDDQFPLKVWQTGSGTQTNMNVNEVISNLVSRNDNEPLGSYQPVHPNDHVNRSQSTNDVFPAAIHVATAQQLTQSLLPAIETLIEAFDVKAQAWNSIVKIGRTHLQDAVPLRLGDEVSAWRDQLDSCQEWIKSSLSSLGGLPLGGTAVGTGLNAPKGFGADVAKVLCKITGLPFRPADNLFAVMAGHDALVHTMSQLRGLAVALLRIANDIRLLGCGPRAGLGELRLPANEPGSSIMPGKINPTQCEAITMVCTQVIGLDVAVAAAGAGGHLQMNVFKPLIGFNLLQAVRLLSSAIKSFRQNLVEGLEPDCKQIQNFVEQSLMLVTALTPRIGYEKASAIAQHAHKQGLTLKQSALELNHVSDVEFDRLVDPVKMAEPQN from the coding sequence ATGACAAAATTGTTCCGAATCGAACACGATAACTTAGGAAGTGTAAAGGTAAAGGTCGATTCCCTTTGGGGTGCTCAAACTCAAAGATCGCTAAATAATTTTGCGATCGGTAACGAGCGCATTCCCACTGAGCTGATCCACGCAATGGCTTTGATCAAAAAATCCTGCGCGATTGTGAATGCACATCGTGGCATCCTCAGTCAAGACCTAGCCGATAAAATCGTCATTGCCGCAGATGCCATTACTTCAGGAATCCACGACGACCAATTCCCTCTAAAAGTCTGGCAAACGGGTAGCGGCACCCAGACAAATATGAATGTTAATGAAGTGATTAGCAACCTAGTATCTAGAAATGATAACGAACCCCTTGGTAGTTATCAGCCGGTTCACCCTAATGATCATGTGAATCGTTCACAATCCACCAACGACGTTTTTCCAGCTGCCATCCACGTGGCTACAGCCCAGCAGCTCACCCAATCACTTCTTCCTGCCATCGAAACTTTGATTGAAGCCTTCGATGTTAAAGCCCAAGCTTGGAATTCTATCGTCAAAATTGGCCGAACCCACTTACAAGACGCAGTGCCTCTTCGCCTTGGTGATGAGGTCTCTGCTTGGCGCGATCAGCTAGACAGTTGCCAGGAATGGATTAAGTCTAGCCTAAGCTCTTTAGGAGGACTTCCGCTAGGAGGAACAGCAGTTGGCACCGGATTAAACGCTCCTAAGGGTTTTGGTGCTGATGTAGCAAAAGTCCTCTGCAAAATAACTGGTCTACCTTTCCGACCTGCCGACAATTTATTCGCTGTGATGGCAGGGCATGATGCACTGGTCCATACCATGAGCCAGCTTCGCGGGCTAGCCGTTGCGCTGTTGCGCATAGCCAACGATATTAGACTACTCGGCTGTGGACCACGGGCGGGACTCGGGGAATTGCGGTTGCCGGCTAATGAGCCTGGCAGCTCTATCATGCCTGGGAAGATCAATCCCACCCAGTGCGAAGCGATAACCATGGTCTGCACCCAAGTCATCGGTTTGGACGTGGCGGTTGCCGCTGCTGGAGCCGGTGGTCACCTTCAGATGAATGTGTTTAAACCCCTAATTGGTTTTAATCTTCTTCAGGCCGTTCGCCTCCTAAGCAGTGCTATCAAAAGCTTCCGCCAAAATCTGGTAGAAGGCCTGGAGCCGGATTGCAAGCAAATTCAAAACTTCGTCGAGCAATCCCTGATGCTTGTGACGGCATTGACTCCGCGAATTGGATATGAGAAAGCTAGTGCTATCGCTCAGCATGCCCATAAACAAGGGCTGACCTTGAAGCAATCGGCCCTTGAGCTTAATCATGTCAGCGATGTCGAATTCGATCGACTGGTAGATCCGGTCAAGATGGCGGAGCCCCAAAACTAA
- a CDS encoding sugar ABC transporter, which translates to MSYQLSNIQNLASFNLEKKIISNIWTKKLLLLKKPRVLILLFLASSAFYCFIIGRDRYSSISEFVIQQAIPLNSSSASISAEAAATPQVLTSLIDGQYLQVYLASADVKKRLFPNPKILEHNYKPSLPDFFSGLSQDSNQVEQLNFYRRQLTVTPQPLSGSVILTTYGFTPKHALNLNNSLLLESRRFINEVNQSISADQTIFAEKEVRLARKNLKIANEEFENFQDKYGQLSIIAEQKATNSLIAGLEERLVALKVEEAALRRQYRDPSAPEILFIADQASELAKQIKSERNKSVSSNGKDLNNLALKEASLLSNVAFATKAFEAARLAADNSRRESQRQLKFVIVLSQPQLATSPDQNWRWQAFLGSIGIVVVAWGVGGFILTTINKA; encoded by the coding sequence ATGTCTTATCAACTTTCTAATATTCAGAATCTAGCTTCTTTCAACTTAGAAAAAAAAATAATCTCAAATATTTGGACAAAAAAACTTCTATTACTTAAAAAACCGCGTGTACTCATATTATTATTTTTAGCATCATCTGCTTTTTATTGCTTTATCATAGGACGTGATCGGTATTCATCTATTTCTGAGTTCGTTATACAACAAGCAATACCTTTAAATTCTTCTTCAGCGTCTATTTCAGCAGAAGCTGCCGCAACTCCTCAAGTCTTAACATCTCTTATAGATGGTCAATATTTACAGGTTTATTTAGCCTCAGCAGATGTTAAAAAAAGATTATTTCCTAATCCAAAAATTTTAGAACATAATTATAAACCTTCGCTTCCAGATTTTTTCTCAGGACTATCACAAGATAGTAATCAAGTCGAGCAGCTTAATTTTTATAGACGGCAACTGACAGTTACCCCACAACCTTTGAGTGGATCAGTGATTCTTACTACTTATGGGTTTACCCCCAAACATGCACTTAATTTGAATAATTCCTTGCTACTTGAATCACGCCGTTTTATTAATGAGGTGAATCAATCAATCAGTGCAGATCAGACTATTTTTGCTGAAAAAGAGGTAAGATTAGCTAGAAAAAATTTAAAAATCGCAAATGAAGAATTTGAAAATTTTCAAGATAAATACGGTCAACTCAGTATTATTGCAGAACAGAAAGCCACGAACTCTCTTATTGCAGGTTTAGAAGAGCGCCTAGTTGCATTAAAAGTAGAGGAAGCTGCTTTGCGTCGTCAATATCGTGATCCCTCTGCTCCTGAAATCTTATTTATTGCCGATCAAGCAAGTGAATTAGCAAAACAAATTAAGTCAGAGCGCAATAAGTCTGTCAGTAGTAATGGTAAAGATTTAAATAATCTTGCGTTAAAAGAAGCGTCTTTGTTGTCAAATGTTGCCTTTGCAACAAAAGCCTTTGAGGCAGCTCGTCTGGCTGCCGACAATAGCCGTCGAGAAAGCCAGCGTCAGCTTAAATTTGTCATAGTACTTAGTCAGCCTCAACTTGCTACTTCACCAGATCAGAATTGGCGTTGGCAGGCTTTTCTCGGATCAATAGGAATTGTTGTTGTGGCATGGGGCGTTGGTGGTTTTATTCTAACCACAATAAATAAAGCTTGA
- a CDS encoding ABC transporter permease, which yields MIFLKQIIRGFQQQLNIISAIAAYDRNRQAAISPVGHWESVINPLQMMAFFILMRVGFSFLGNSSTFIVSRATNTYFNIIIFMTTGFCIAFLFRAVAIKSLSGLKLRAPLYYSRITPLDILLGLSLNDFRALSTLSLVIVSIAWYFTWNFRLDSPGLAVSVYLAIIMLALGFGLITIFLGKINKSVQRILKRLFNRIIIFTSGIFFATFEIPAYLRSFITWNPILHGVELFRYSINNEYPIPGISLSYLLSCSMLTLGLSFILYKMNESTLLESDHD from the coding sequence ATGATCTTTTTAAAGCAAATTATCCGAGGATTTCAACAACAGTTAAATATTATTTCAGCCATTGCTGCATATGATCGAAATAGACAAGCTGCAATAAGCCCAGTTGGTCATTGGGAGAGTGTAATAAATCCACTACAGATGATGGCATTTTTTATTTTAATGAGAGTTGGCTTTAGTTTTTTAGGAAACTCAAGTACGTTTATTGTCAGTAGAGCTACAAATACATATTTCAATATCATTATTTTCATGACAACCGGATTTTGTATAGCATTTTTATTCAGAGCTGTTGCAATCAAATCTCTCTCTGGTTTAAAATTAAGGGCGCCTCTCTACTACTCAAGAATTACACCTCTTGATATTCTCCTAGGTCTTTCTTTAAACGACTTTCGAGCTTTATCTACATTATCTCTTGTAATAGTTTCTATTGCTTGGTATTTTACATGGAACTTTCGTCTTGATAGTCCTGGGTTAGCTGTTAGCGTTTACTTAGCAATAATTATGTTAGCCTTGGGGTTTGGTCTAATTACAATATTTCTTGGAAAGATTAATAAATCAGTTCAAAGAATACTTAAAAGATTATTTAATAGAATTATTATTTTTACTTCAGGAATATTTTTTGCTACATTTGAAATTCCTGCATATTTGCGTTCTTTTATCACATGGAATCCAATCCTTCATGGCGTGGAACTATTTAGATATTCTATTAATAATGAGTACCCTATTCCAGGTATCTCGTTGTCATATCTCCTTTCTTGTTCTATGCTTACCCTGGGTTTATCTTTTATACTCTATAAAATGAATGAATCTACTCTATTAGAATCAGACCATGACTAA